A genomic window from Providencia alcalifaciens includes:
- a CDS encoding LacI family DNA-binding transcriptional regulator: MSKIRQKKKTTIYDLAELAGVSASAVSAVLNGNWQKRRISAQLAEKIIRIAQEQNYSVNKQASLLRSNKSKIIGMLVPKYDNRYFGSIVEHFEEMARERGLFPIITCTRRDPQLELEAAKAMLSYQVDWLISTGATDPDKITQICHTSGVPTLNLDLPGTLAPSVISDNYHGAKQLTLNILRKRQQRAASSESLVFVGGREEEHNTRERIRGFIDAHNSLNIEVPQHHILTCGYAPEKAERALSTYSSQYSFLQKEASQDPKYIELCGLFVNSTISLEGVMRWLMKEGHTGAHQPPMGCFDWDPFVALLGNDIEMVKQDVPAMLEQIFTLIESGESQPQIIEVMPIMVGKTG; encoded by the coding sequence GTGAGCAAGATCAGACAAAAAAAGAAAACCACGATCTATGACCTTGCAGAATTGGCAGGGGTTTCAGCCAGTGCCGTTAGCGCTGTATTGAATGGAAATTGGCAAAAAAGACGTATTAGCGCCCAATTGGCTGAAAAAATTATACGAATAGCGCAAGAGCAAAACTATTCGGTGAATAAGCAAGCGAGCCTATTACGCAGTAATAAATCCAAAATCATTGGGATGTTGGTTCCTAAATATGACAACCGTTATTTTGGGTCGATAGTGGAGCATTTCGAGGAGATGGCGCGTGAACGCGGGTTATTTCCTATCATTACCTGTACACGTCGGGATCCTCAATTAGAGTTGGAAGCCGCAAAAGCAATGCTTTCATATCAAGTGGATTGGTTAATTTCAACGGGGGCAACCGATCCTGATAAAATTACGCAAATCTGCCATACATCAGGTGTGCCGACACTCAATTTGGACTTACCCGGTACATTGGCGCCTTCGGTGATTTCCGATAACTACCATGGTGCAAAGCAGTTAACGCTCAATATTTTACGCAAAAGGCAACAACGAGCCGCATCGTCAGAATCGCTGGTGTTTGTGGGAGGACGGGAAGAGGAGCATAACACTCGAGAGCGAATTCGAGGGTTTATCGATGCTCACAATTCTTTGAATATAGAGGTTCCTCAACACCATATTTTGACTTGTGGTTATGCACCAGAAAAAGCCGAACGGGCACTCTCGACGTATTCTTCTCAGTATTCATTTCTACAAAAAGAAGCATCGCAAGACCCTAAATATATTGAACTTTGTGGGTTGTTTGTTAACTCAACAATTTCATTGGAGGGGGTGATGAGATGGTTAATGAAGGAGGGGCATACAGGAGCACATCAGCCGCCGATGGGATGTTTTGACTGGGATCCATTTGTCGCACTGCTTGGGAATGATATTGAGATGGTTAAACAGGATGTTCCCGCCATGCTAGAGCAAATTTTCACATTAATAGAATCGGGAGAAAGCCAGCCTCAGATTATTGAGGTGATGCCTATTATGGTTGGAAAAACAGGATAA
- the fetB gene encoding iron efflux ABC transporter permease subunit FetB produces MLVLVAIFISHKEKLSLEKDIIWSTCRAIVQLLIAGYILKYIFHVDHKALTVLLVLFICFNAAWNAKKRSKYLDKLFPTALIAITSGTFLTLLVLILTEAIAFTPMQVIPITGMIAGNAMIAVGLCFNNLGQRFNSQQQQIQEMLSLGATPKIASASIIRESIRASLIPTVDSAKTVGIVSLPGMMSGLIFAGVDPLQAVKYQIMVTFMLLATASLSTILAGYLTYVKFYNQRYQLRLDALNKNIK; encoded by the coding sequence ATGTTAGTCTTAGTGGCTATTTTTATTAGCCATAAAGAGAAGCTCTCTCTTGAGAAAGATATTATTTGGAGTACGTGCCGCGCCATTGTCCAATTATTAATTGCCGGTTATATCCTCAAATATATTTTTCACGTTGATCATAAGGCACTCACTGTTTTATTGGTGTTGTTTATCTGCTTTAACGCCGCATGGAATGCGAAAAAGCGCAGTAAATACCTCGATAAGCTATTTCCAACCGCGTTAATTGCGATTACTTCAGGAACGTTTTTAACCTTACTGGTATTAATTCTCACTGAAGCCATCGCGTTTACCCCAATGCAAGTGATCCCAATTACCGGGATGATTGCAGGGAATGCCATGATTGCCGTCGGGCTCTGCTTCAATAACTTAGGGCAGCGCTTTAATAGCCAACAACAGCAAATTCAAGAAATGCTCAGCTTGGGCGCCACACCTAAAATTGCTTCTGCCTCGATTATTCGTGAAAGTATTCGAGCATCATTAATTCCTACGGTGGATTCTGCCAAAACGGTTGGGATCGTGAGTTTGCCCGGTATGATGTCAGGGCTAATTTTTGCGGGAGTCGACCCTTTACAGGCAGTTAAATACCAAATTATGGTGACATTTATGCTATTAGCAACGGCAAGTCTCTCCACGATTTTGGCGGGGTATTTAACCTACGTTAAATTTTATAATCAGCGCTATCAATTACGTTTAGATGCTTTGAATAAAAATATTAAGTAG
- the fetA gene encoding iron efflux ABC transporter ATP-binding subunit FetA, with translation METKQPLLQLKNIGFQVAQKIILDNVQIDLYPGEFKLITGPSGCGKSTLLKIVSSLIPPSCGEILFAGENINTIAPEKYRQQVSYCTQTPALFGNTVYDNLFFPYQIRNQPFNKQKILDDLSYFSLPDTILEKGINELSGGEKQRVSLIRNLQFLPQILLLDEITSALDEQNKIKVNELIHQLAVNNNIAVLWVTHDQDEIGHADDIITLPVHHSEK, from the coding sequence ATGGAAACAAAACAGCCCTTATTACAACTTAAGAATATCGGTTTTCAGGTTGCTCAGAAGATAATTTTAGATAATGTGCAGATCGACCTATACCCCGGTGAATTTAAATTGATCACGGGGCCTTCTGGTTGTGGGAAAAGTACATTATTAAAAATTGTCTCTTCACTCATCCCGCCAAGTTGTGGTGAAATTCTCTTTGCTGGCGAAAATATCAACACAATTGCACCAGAGAAATATCGTCAACAAGTCTCCTATTGCACGCAAACGCCCGCACTCTTTGGCAATACCGTGTATGACAACCTCTTTTTTCCTTATCAAATACGGAATCAGCCATTTAATAAACAAAAAATCCTCGATGATTTAAGCTATTTTTCACTGCCAGACACCATCCTAGAAAAAGGCATTAATGAGCTTTCAGGCGGAGAAAAACAGCGGGTCTCATTGATCCGTAATTTGCAATTCTTGCCGCAAATTTTATTACTGGATGAAATCACTAGTGCCTTAGATGAGCAAAATAAAATCAAAGTGAATGAGCTTATTCATCAATTAGCCGTCAACAATAATATTGCCGTCCTCTGGGTAACTCATGATCAAGATGAAATTGGTCATGCTGACGATATTATTACCCTTCCCGTACACCATAGCGAAAAATAG
- the crcB gene encoding fluoride efflux transporter CrcB, which produces MYASLISIALGSVLGGWLRWLIGLKLNNLHPHIPFGTVFVNLIGGFIIGFAVSYFASANINPAYKLFIVTGFCGAFTTFSTFSLEVLVMLQEGKLAVAFSTIAIHVLGALLFTLLGMLCHNMLSQG; this is translated from the coding sequence ATGTACGCATCCCTCATTTCTATTGCTTTAGGCTCCGTTTTAGGTGGCTGGTTAAGATGGTTGATTGGCTTAAAGCTGAATAACTTACATCCTCACATTCCATTTGGTACTGTTTTCGTTAATTTAATTGGCGGCTTTATCATTGGCTTTGCTGTCTCTTACTTTGCTAGCGCCAATATCAATCCTGCCTATAAACTGTTTATTGTTACGGGCTTTTGTGGGGCGTTTACGACTTTTTCGACATTTTCGTTGGAGGTGTTGGTGATGCTGCAAGAAGGAAAATTGGCGGTGGCATTTAGCACGATCGCGATTCATGTTCTTGGCGCTTTATTATTTACGCTACTCGGTATGCTATGTCATAACATGCTATCTCAAGGATAA
- a CDS encoding M20 family metallopeptidase, producing MVNNSITASIKKHTEAMIAFRRDLHAHPELPFEEVRTTQRIAQELAKIGIEYRLTEPTGIIADIKGGQPGKTVALRADIDALPVQELNDSLEYKSTNQGKMHACGHDAHTAMLLTAAKALYEVRDELKGNIRLIFQPAEEIAQGAKAMVKQGAVDNVDNVFGMHIWSTTPSGKVSCNVGGTFASADLLVVKFKGRGGHGSMPEATVDAAIVASSFVMNLQAVVSRETSSLDSAVVTIGKMEVGTRFNVIAENAVLDGTVRCFDIETRTRIEAAIRRYAEHTAAMYGATAEVDYIYGTLPVINEERSALLAQSVISEAFGENALMAERPTPGGEDFSFYMENIPGCFALLGSGNPEKDTQWAHHHGCFNIDEDVMASGAELYAQYAWSYLQQDKF from the coding sequence ATGGTCAATAACAGCATCACAGCATCCATTAAAAAACACACAGAAGCGATGATTGCTTTTCGTCGTGACCTTCATGCACATCCAGAATTGCCTTTTGAGGAAGTGAGAACCACGCAGCGTATTGCACAAGAGTTGGCAAAAATTGGTATTGAGTATCGCCTCACTGAACCTACCGGAATCATCGCGGACATTAAAGGGGGCCAACCCGGAAAGACGGTCGCCTTACGAGCAGATATCGATGCATTGCCCGTTCAGGAATTGAATGATTCCCTTGAGTACAAATCGACAAATCAAGGGAAGATGCACGCATGTGGGCATGATGCGCATACAGCGATGTTATTAACCGCAGCCAAAGCGTTATATGAAGTGCGCGATGAATTAAAAGGAAATATTCGCCTGATTTTTCAACCAGCTGAGGAAATAGCACAAGGTGCGAAAGCGATGGTGAAACAAGGTGCAGTGGACAATGTGGACAACGTGTTTGGTATGCACATTTGGTCTACGACGCCATCAGGAAAAGTATCGTGTAATGTAGGCGGGACATTTGCTTCTGCGGATTTGTTGGTTGTGAAATTTAAAGGGCGCGGTGGACACGGTTCGATGCCGGAAGCGACCGTTGATGCCGCAATCGTTGCCTCGTCATTTGTGATGAATTTACAGGCGGTGGTTTCCCGTGAAACTTCCTCGCTAGACTCAGCCGTTGTGACTATCGGCAAAATGGAAGTAGGCACCCGATTTAACGTGATTGCAGAAAATGCGGTACTGGATGGAACGGTACGTTGTTTTGACATTGAAACCCGTACCCGCATTGAAGCGGCGATCCGACGTTATGCCGAACATACTGCCGCGATGTATGGCGCCACTGCCGAAGTGGATTATATCTACGGTACGCTGCCGGTGATTAACGAAGAGCGCAGTGCATTACTGGCACAGTCGGTGATCAGCGAAGCGTTTGGTGAGAATGCATTAATGGCAGAAAGACCAACACCGGGTGGGGAAGATTTTAGTTTCTATATGGAAAATATTCCGGGTTGTTTTGCGCTTTTAGGTTCAGGTAACCCAGAAAAAGATACTCAATGGGCACATCACCACGGTTGTTTTAACATTGATGAAGATGTAATGGCATCAGGCGCAGAACTGTATGCGCAATATGCATGGTCTTATTTGCAGCAAGATAAGTTTTAA
- a CDS encoding DUF2526 family protein gives MNYYQEITNKVALLLDENSVHNMNEMLMQLSHDDKLTQEQRFELQQRLRDAIFVHHNS, from the coding sequence GTGAATTACTATCAAGAAATAACAAACAAAGTCGCTTTATTACTAGATGAAAACTCCGTTCATAATATGAATGAAATGCTAATGCAGCTTTCTCATGATGATAAGCTTACTCAAGAACAACGCTTTGAGCTGCAACAACGCCTTAGAGACGCCATTTTTGTTCACCATAATTCGTAA
- a CDS encoding helix-turn-helix domain-containing protein has protein sequence MLKLTLFTPPIELISKSLACERQKSGLSLSELARKAGIAKSTLSQLEAGSGNPSIETLWALCVALDIPFSRLIEEKRAAVTVIRHGEGTPVSAEHANYLVYLLSSAPANSQRDIYTVVAQPGRDRVSEPHMHDVTEHIILMSGRALVGPLDNPVELNVGDYIHYRGDEPHIMRALEPNTMAVMVIDKQN, from the coding sequence ATGTTAAAGTTGACCTTATTCACGCCCCCTATCGAATTAATCTCAAAATCATTGGCTTGTGAAAGGCAAAAAAGTGGACTTTCTCTCTCTGAACTTGCGCGTAAAGCGGGGATCGCCAAATCCACATTATCCCAATTGGAAGCTGGTAGCGGCAATCCCAGCATTGAAACCCTATGGGCATTATGTGTTGCGCTGGATATTCCTTTTTCCCGTTTAATTGAAGAAAAACGTGCAGCAGTGACAGTGATCCGACATGGCGAAGGTACCCCTGTGAGTGCAGAACATGCCAACTATTTGGTCTATTTGCTCTCTTCTGCACCTGCTAATTCTCAGCGGGATATTTATACGGTTGTTGCACAGCCGGGCCGAGATCGCGTTTCAGAACCCCATATGCATGATGTCACTGAGCATATTATTTTAATGTCAGGCAGAGCATTAGTGGGTCCACTCGACAACCCGGTTGAGCTCAATGTCGGTGACTATATTCACTACCGAGGTGATGAACCCCACATTATGCGCGCGCTTGAACCAAACACCATGGCAGTCATGGTGATCGATAAACAGAATTAA
- a CDS encoding AzlC family ABC transporter permease, whose amino-acid sequence MRTSTLQFSILHNSTVKNIALVCIADLIVGISYGALAHSQGFDWWVPLMLSIFVLAGASEFLFIGVVFSGGSPLSAALAGLLVNSRHIPFSFAVSELTGKGAKSLLGYHIMNDESVVFGLAQDSEREKTAAFWLCGLGILICWPVGVVIGEILGSFIQDTQALGMDAMFPAIILALSLPALKDKRLRLAAIVGAVVAVVTTPVLPVGIPVLLALLSLVIYIRKS is encoded by the coding sequence ATGCGAACATCTACACTTCAGTTTTCTATTCTCCATAATAGCACAGTGAAAAATATTGCACTGGTGTGTATTGCAGACTTAATTGTGGGGATCTCCTATGGTGCATTAGCCCATTCACAAGGTTTTGATTGGTGGGTGCCGTTGATGCTGTCTATTTTTGTGCTAGCGGGTGCATCCGAGTTTCTGTTTATTGGCGTAGTATTTTCAGGGGGAAGCCCTCTGTCAGCTGCCTTAGCTGGGCTATTAGTCAACTCGCGCCATATTCCATTTAGTTTTGCCGTCAGCGAGTTAACGGGAAAAGGAGCAAAATCACTGCTGGGATATCACATTATGAATGATGAAAGTGTGGTTTTTGGCTTGGCGCAAGATAGCGAACGCGAGAAAACCGCCGCATTTTGGTTGTGCGGATTAGGAATTTTAATCTGCTGGCCTGTTGGTGTGGTTATCGGAGAAATTCTGGGAAGCTTTATTCAAGATACCCAAGCGTTAGGGATGGATGCCATGTTTCCCGCTATTATCTTAGCGCTGAGTTTACCCGCGTTGAAAGATAAGCGTTTAAGACTCGCTGCGATAGTCGGGGCTGTGGTTGCTGTGGTAACAACACCTGTATTACCGGTGGGGATCCCCGTTTTACTGGCTTTGTTGAGTTTAGTTATCTATATAAGGAAATCATGA
- a CDS encoding YkgJ family cysteine cluster protein has translation MTNIIHILKTDPSDNPCVSCGACCAYFRVSFYWAEAEAGGGSVPQHLTEQITPFMSCMQGTNQKPNTRCTALGGTVGKCVSCSIYEQRPTPCREFEQSWHNGIHNEACDRARAAYGLPPLEPQQPQIAC, from the coding sequence ATGACCAATATTATTCATATACTAAAAACTGATCCTTCAGATAACCCCTGTGTCAGCTGTGGAGCTTGTTGTGCTTACTTTCGCGTCTCATTTTATTGGGCAGAAGCCGAGGCTGGCGGTGGTTCGGTGCCTCAACATTTAACAGAGCAAATCACCCCCTTTATGAGCTGTATGCAAGGTACAAATCAAAAACCTAACACCCGCTGTACCGCACTTGGAGGCACCGTCGGGAAATGTGTTTCTTGCTCTATTTATGAACAACGCCCAACACCATGTCGAGAATTCGAACAATCGTGGCACAACGGCATCCACAATGAGGCCTGCGATCGTGCTCGCGCAGCCTATGGTTTACCCCCGCTCGAGCCACAGCAACCGCAAATCGCGTGCTAA
- a CDS encoding L-cystine transporter, giving the protein MNIPLVINVLVFVALLILLAKLGSNGWSLSKKVLLGLVFGVAYGVGLHLVYGSGHQTVKDSILWFNIVGNGYVQLLQMVIMPLVFASILSAVARLHKASSLGKISFLTIGTLLFTTAIAALVGILIANLFGLTAEGLVQGQSETARLAAIETNYIGKVSDLTVPQLILSFIPKNPFADLTGASPTSIISVVIFAAFLGVAALQLFKDDKERGEKALAAIDVMQAWAMKLVRLVMRLTPYGVMALMIKVVASSNLADIINLGTFVVASYVALAIMFVVHGILVATTGLNPIKFFKKAGPVLTFAFTSRSSAASIPLNIETQTRRFGVPESIASFSASFGATIGQNGCAGIYPAMLAVMVAPTMGINPFDPLWIATLVCIVTISSAGVAGVGGGATFAALIVLPAMGLPVTLVALLISVEPLIDMGRTALNVSGSMTAGTVTSQLMGETDKSIFNQDDDGDLKHV; this is encoded by the coding sequence ATGAATATTCCTCTGGTTATCAATGTGCTCGTTTTCGTAGCACTTTTAATACTGTTAGCAAAACTCGGATCGAATGGTTGGAGCCTGTCTAAAAAAGTTTTACTGGGTCTCGTATTCGGTGTTGCTTATGGTGTCGGTCTTCACCTTGTGTATGGTTCCGGTCACCAAACGGTAAAAGACTCCATTCTTTGGTTTAATATCGTCGGTAATGGTTACGTTCAACTATTACAAATGGTGATTATGCCTCTGGTGTTCGCCTCCATTCTGAGTGCCGTCGCTCGACTCCATAAGGCATCTTCTTTAGGGAAAATTAGCTTTTTAACCATTGGCACACTGCTGTTTACCACAGCCATTGCTGCTTTAGTGGGTATCTTGATCGCAAACCTGTTCGGCTTAACCGCTGAAGGTCTGGTTCAAGGTCAATCTGAAACTGCACGTCTAGCGGCCATTGAAACAAATTATATTGGTAAAGTTTCGGATTTAACGGTTCCTCAGTTGATCCTGTCCTTTATCCCGAAAAACCCGTTTGCTGATTTAACGGGTGCAAGCCCGACATCTATCATTAGTGTGGTGATTTTTGCTGCCTTCTTAGGGGTAGCTGCACTGCAACTGTTTAAAGATGATAAAGAACGCGGAGAAAAAGCATTAGCGGCTATCGATGTGATGCAAGCATGGGCAATGAAACTCGTTCGATTAGTCATGCGTTTAACCCCTTACGGTGTAATGGCGCTGATGATCAAAGTGGTCGCAAGCTCTAACTTAGCCGATATCATTAACTTAGGAACTTTCGTCGTCGCGTCCTATGTCGCGCTAGCGATTATGTTTGTGGTTCACGGTATCTTAGTTGCTACAACTGGCTTAAACCCAATCAAGTTCTTTAAGAAAGCGGGCCCAGTACTGACATTTGCATTCACCAGCCGTTCGAGCGCAGCCAGTATTCCACTGAATATTGAAACGCAGACTCGTCGTTTTGGTGTGCCAGAATCAATTGCAAGCTTCTCGGCTTCTTTCGGTGCAACTATCGGTCAAAACGGTTGTGCGGGTATCTACCCTGCGATGTTAGCAGTGATGGTCGCACCAACGATGGGGATCAACCCATTTGACCCACTGTGGATTGCAACCTTAGTCTGCATTGTGACAATTAGCTCTGCCGGTGTTGCTGGTGTGGGTGGCGGTGCAACCTTTGCTGCACTGATTGTTCTGCCTGCAATGGGATTACCAGTCACGTTAGTTGCGCTGTTAATTTCAGTCGAACCGCTGATTGATATGGGCCGTACTGCTCTGAACGTAAGTGGCTCCATGACAGCGGGTACCGTCACTAGCCAGTTAATGGGCGAAACGGACAAGTCAATCTTCAACCAAGATGATGACGGTGATTTAAAACACGTTTAA
- a CDS encoding metal-dependent hydrolase, with amino-acid sequence MTAEGHLLFSVASLVMAHKLQITPEFAQGDWLHMVPGVLLGALLPDIDHPSSILGRLFRIISLPISKLCGHRGFTHSLIAWLILLISSYQWLPHYWDLPTDLIQAFLLGYMSHLVADMLTPSGVPFLWPLPTRFCFPILRGKSSKRGERFIAVLLTVCAVFIPTAHPADWFQQIESALNYFNNQINIHLPTKS; translated from the coding sequence ATGACTGCTGAAGGGCATCTGCTTTTTTCCGTCGCCTCACTTGTAATGGCTCATAAATTGCAAATTACCCCAGAGTTCGCTCAGGGTGATTGGTTGCATATGGTGCCAGGGGTATTGCTAGGTGCCTTATTACCTGATATTGACCACCCTTCATCTATCCTCGGGCGGCTTTTTCGCATTATTTCACTTCCTATATCAAAACTGTGCGGACATCGCGGATTCACTCACAGCCTGATTGCTTGGCTCATTTTACTGATTAGCAGCTACCAGTGGCTGCCTCACTATTGGGACTTACCTACCGACCTTATCCAAGCATTTTTACTCGGTTATATGAGCCATTTAGTGGCTGATATGCTAACGCCATCCGGGGTTCCCTTTTTATGGCCTCTACCAACACGTTTCTGTTTTCCTATCTTGCGCGGCAAGTCCAGTAAACGAGGGGAGCGCTTTATTGCCGTGCTTTTGACCGTCTGTGCTGTCTTCATTCCAACAGCCCATCCTGCTGATTGGTTCCAGCAAATCGAAAGCGCGCTAAATTATTTTAATAATCAGATAAATATACACTTACCGACAAAAAGCTAA
- the hxpB gene encoding hexitol phosphatase HxpB, with translation MYHKLPIQSVIFDMDGLLIDSEPFWEQGEDEVFAELGVDLSVKHTLPDTLGLRIDHVVELWYNASPWQGCSLEATKQRIIDRVIGLVEEKRPLLPGVQHALELCRSMDLNIALASASPDYMLEKVLNLFDIRHYFSAVVSAADLPLSKPHPEVYLKAAAELSTKPIHCASLEDSFNGMISAKAARMRSIVVPDSKHFNDPRWGLADVKIASLNDLRPENLR, from the coding sequence ATGTATCATAAATTACCTATCCAATCTGTCATTTTTGACATGGATGGTTTGCTGATTGACTCGGAACCTTTTTGGGAACAAGGCGAAGATGAAGTTTTTGCAGAGTTAGGCGTCGATTTATCCGTTAAGCACACTCTTCCTGACACCCTCGGTTTACGTATCGACCACGTTGTTGAACTTTGGTACAACGCATCTCCTTGGCAGGGTTGTAGTTTAGAAGCAACAAAACAGCGTATTATTGACCGCGTTATTGGTTTAGTGGAAGAAAAACGCCCATTACTGCCCGGTGTACAGCATGCACTTGAACTATGCCGCTCAATGGACCTAAACATCGCTTTAGCGTCTGCATCACCGGATTATATGCTGGAAAAAGTACTAAACTTATTTGATATCCGTCATTATTTTTCTGCCGTAGTTTCAGCCGCAGACTTACCATTAAGTAAGCCTCATCCCGAAGTTTATTTAAAAGCCGCCGCTGAGTTATCCACCAAGCCTATCCATTGTGCTTCTTTAGAAGACTCCTTTAATGGAATGATTTCTGCTAAAGCGGCAAGAATGCGCTCTATCGTCGTGCCTGATAGTAAGCATTTCAATGATCCACGCTGGGGCCTGGCTGATGTTAAAATCGCCTCATTGAACGATTTACGCCCAGAAAATTTACGCTAA
- a CDS encoding YniB family protein: MNYHKANSLAIGKRILGWIVFFVALISTLTSLIKLAALKGIQGEGINAVANDFVKLMAEMTRQGTPFLNVFWNNSPVPEVSHGFSGSCIGFFVIFIFIFVGLALSASGLRMYRQIKFIRESIEDHVILENAKGSEVTKEELEAKVTIPRHTIFKQFFLMYFWPIVLGVAIYFALKLLNW; this comes from the coding sequence ATGAATTACCACAAGGCAAATTCTCTTGCGATTGGCAAACGTATTTTGGGCTGGATCGTATTTTTTGTGGCGTTAATTTCCACATTGACATCGTTAATTAAATTAGCGGCTCTGAAAGGAATTCAAGGCGAAGGAATTAATGCGGTTGCCAATGATTTTGTTAAATTAATGGCGGAGATGACTCGACAAGGTACGCCGTTTCTCAATGTATTTTGGAATAATTCACCTGTCCCTGAAGTGAGTCATGGCTTTTCAGGTAGCTGCATCGGATTTTTTGTTATTTTTATTTTTATCTTCGTGGGGCTTGCTTTAAGCGCATCGGGCTTACGCATGTATCGACAAATCAAATTCATCCGTGAAAGTATTGAAGATCATGTCATTCTTGAAAATGCGAAAGGCAGTGAAGTGACCAAAGAAGAGTTAGAAGCTAAAGTCACTATTCCTCGACATACTATTTTCAAACAGTTCTTTTTGATGTATTTCTGGCCGATTGTTTTAGGGGTCGCCATTTATTTTGCATTGAAACTTTTGAATTGGTAG
- a CDS encoding fructosamine kinase family protein produces the protein MWQAMNRLLIEHFGEAELRNKVILSGGDIHHTLRIDYGEHTVFVKQNRREFLPLFKQEAEQLEMLAKSQTITVPKVYGLGSNKHHSFLLLEYFPLKHFDSTNAWHFGQQLARLHQWEEQPSYGFDFDTMLSTIVQPNGWEKRWNAFFAEKRIGLQLQIASEKGMVFGNIQKLVDIVKHRLSGHQPQPSLLHGDLWPANCAVTNQMDGVLYDPACYWGDRECDIAMLPLYKEIPIQIIDGYQSVWPLPTGFLDRQPLYQLYFLLNQANMFGNEQSYLHARSIIDNLLDDE, from the coding sequence ATGTGGCAAGCGATGAATCGTTTATTAATTGAACACTTTGGTGAGGCAGAGCTGCGAAATAAAGTGATTCTTTCTGGTGGGGATATTCATCACACTTTAAGAATCGATTATGGCGAGCATACGGTGTTCGTAAAACAAAATCGCCGCGAATTTCTCCCTCTTTTTAAACAAGAGGCAGAACAGCTTGAAATGCTAGCGAAAAGCCAAACTATCACCGTTCCCAAAGTCTACGGATTGGGTAGCAACAAGCACCATAGCTTTCTTCTCCTCGAATATTTCCCGTTAAAACATTTTGATAGCACCAATGCCTGGCATTTTGGTCAACAGTTGGCACGATTACATCAATGGGAAGAACAGCCGAGCTATGGGTTCGATTTTGATACTATGCTCAGTACCATTGTTCAACCTAATGGGTGGGAAAAACGTTGGAATGCATTCTTTGCAGAAAAGCGTATTGGTCTTCAATTACAAATTGCATCTGAGAAAGGTATGGTTTTTGGCAATATTCAAAAACTCGTGGATATTGTTAAACACCGCTTATCTGGCCATCAACCTCAACCCTCTTTATTACATGGGGATCTGTGGCCTGCAAACTGCGCAGTCACCAACCAAATGGATGGCGTACTCTATGACCCTGCCTGTTATTGGGGTGATCGGGAATGTGATATCGCCATGTTGCCATTATATAAAGAAATTCCGATTCAAATTATTGATGGTTACCAAAGCGTTTGGCCATTACCAACGGGCTTCTTAGACAGACAACCACTCTATCAGCTCTATTTCTTACTCAATCAAGCTAATATGTTCGGTAATGAGCAAAGCTATCTGCACGCTCGCAGTATTATTGATAATTTACTAGACGACGAATAG